A genome region from Scomber japonicus isolate fScoJap1 chromosome 15, fScoJap1.pri, whole genome shotgun sequence includes the following:
- the LOC128373968 gene encoding sclerostin domain-containing protein 1-like gives MTRLASAFQLLVFLLLLGTSSSAVHNDDTESFNVQPLHDTQHKLAGEATNKARNGGRGPADTARNGPDQSQVGCRELRSTKYISDGQCTSLNPIKELVCAGECLPAHLLPNWIGGGSYTGRYWSRREAQEWRCIIDRTRTQRIWLQCQDGSSRTYKITVVTSCKCKRYSRKQNVSEHKDTTANSGKQRKNQRMTQ, from the exons ATGACCCGTCTTGCCAGCGCATTCCAGCTCCTCGTGTTCCTCTTGTTACTGGGCACGAGTAGCTCAGCCGTTCACAACGACGACACAGAGTCATTCAATGTCCAGCCGCTCCACGACACGCAGCACAAGCTGGCTGGTGAAGCCACGAACAAAGCGAGGAACGGCGGGAGAGGGCCGGCTGATACTGCGCGTAATG GCCCAGACCAGAGTCAGGTGGGTTGCAGGGAGCTGAGGTCCACAAAATACATCTCTGATGGCCAATGCACCAGTCTCAACCCCATCAAGGAGCTGGTGTGTGCTGGGGAGTGCCTACCAGCCCACCTGCTGCCCAACTGGATCGGCGGTGGGAGTTACACAGGGAGGTATTGGAGCCGCCGCGAGGCCCAGGAGTGGCGCTGCATCATTGACCGCACTCGGACCCAGCGGATCTGGCTGCAGTGCCAGGACGGGAGCTCTAGGACCTACAAGATAACTGTGGTGACCTCCTGCAAGTGCAAACGGTATTCCAGAAAGCAGAATGTCTCAGAACACAAGGACACAACTGCCAACAGTGGCaaacagaggaaaaatcagAGAATGACTCAGTGA